Proteins co-encoded in one Pirellulales bacterium genomic window:
- a CDS encoding efflux RND transporter periplasmic adaptor subunit, translating into MNPLASKSSKAKWPLIIAGVVIVVAAVVVPRMLHGLREKEADASSLSSDAASKVELVKGETDTLDVPADVVKTLGLKMADVQPDTTPRQLKLDGTLFVDPSHLARVHTRFAGEVVELGPAEPNTAEGSPARLRFGDRVEKDQLLAVVWSKDLGEKKSELVDAILHRRLDDETLKRLQAAAERGATSEQKLRDAQHNVEADTIAETRAERTLRSWRMSDEEIERIRKEADDLHEHKKSLDPKAESNWSRVEVLAPVAGVLVEVNVGPGDIVDTTLDLFKIADLSRLRVQCQVYEEDLPLLQELTDQERKWTVQLGNDRDARTLEGRFDHFDQIGHIIDPNTHTAQVMGWVENPGERLLIGQFVTAIVSLPPPKNLVAVPVGAVIENGSGASVFVKTPESPTASGSYRVQRRRVALVRQGDETVGVLASPSHQQRQQGIRSLEPHEFVVTSGALQLAAEMEEQQTSK; encoded by the coding sequence ATGAATCCGCTTGCTTCCAAATCCAGCAAGGCGAAATGGCCGCTGATTATCGCGGGGGTCGTGATTGTCGTGGCGGCGGTCGTCGTGCCGCGAATGCTGCACGGGCTAAGGGAGAAGGAGGCCGACGCTAGCAGCTTGTCGTCGGATGCGGCCAGCAAGGTCGAGTTGGTCAAAGGAGAAACGGACACGTTGGACGTGCCCGCCGACGTGGTGAAGACCCTCGGCCTGAAAATGGCAGACGTTCAACCCGATACAACGCCGCGACAGCTCAAGCTCGATGGCACCCTGTTCGTCGATCCAAGCCATTTGGCCCGCGTGCATACGCGCTTTGCCGGCGAGGTGGTGGAACTGGGACCGGCCGAGCCGAACACGGCCGAAGGCTCGCCGGCCCGCTTGCGGTTTGGCGATCGCGTGGAGAAGGACCAATTGCTGGCCGTCGTTTGGAGCAAGGATCTCGGCGAGAAGAAGAGTGAATTGGTCGATGCGATTCTCCATCGCCGCCTCGATGACGAAACGCTCAAGCGGCTGCAAGCGGCGGCCGAGCGGGGCGCAACATCCGAGCAGAAGCTCCGCGACGCCCAACACAACGTCGAGGCCGACACGATTGCCGAGACCCGCGCCGAACGAACGCTCCGTTCCTGGCGCATGAGCGACGAGGAAATCGAGCGGATTCGCAAAGAGGCCGACGATCTTCACGAGCACAAGAAATCGCTCGACCCGAAGGCCGAGAGCAATTGGTCGCGCGTCGAGGTGCTGGCGCCCGTCGCCGGCGTGCTGGTTGAGGTGAATGTCGGGCCGGGCGACATCGTCGATACCACGCTCGATCTGTTCAAAATTGCCGATCTGAGCCGGCTGCGCGTGCAATGCCAGGTGTACGAAGAAGACCTGCCGCTGCTCCAGGAGTTGACCGATCAAGAGCGCAAATGGACGGTGCAGCTCGGCAACGACCGCGACGCCAGGACGCTTGAAGGACGCTTCGATCACTTCGATCAGATCGGGCACATCATCGACCCCAACACGCACACGGCCCAGGTGATGGGCTGGGTCGAAAACCCGGGAGAACGGCTGTTGATCGGTCAATTCGTCACGGCCATCGTCTCGTTGCCGCCGCCGAAGAACTTGGTGGCGGTGCCGGTGGGCGCGGTGATCGAGAATGGATCGGGCGCTTCGGTGTTCGTGAAAACGCCCGAAAGCCCCACGGCATCGGGCAGCTATCGAGTCCAGCGTCGGCGCGTGGCGCTCGTGCGTCAAGGGGACGAGACGGTCGGAGTGCTCGCGTCGCCCTCACACCAGCAACGGCAGCAGGGAATCCGATCTCTCGAACCGCACGAATTTGTCGTCACCAGCGGAGCGCTCCAACTCGCCGCCGAGATGGAAGAGCAGCAAACGTCGAAATGA
- a CDS encoding efflux RND transporter permease subunit, whose protein sequence is MVHNLISWATNSRVVVLLLAAALIGFGLYSFLNVNVEAYPDPAPAIVEVVAQYPGASAEEVERLVTIPLEDALAGMPGLTYTHSRSIFQLGHLHSQFDYGMDFEKAKQEVMNRLRTANLPAGVMPVISPETPTGEIFRYTIANPKDDANRGIYNTNDLKAMEDWVLERQFRRVPRIGDVSSFGGTVKRYEVRPDPDLMKRYGITLPLLQNAIAGSNNNVGGDYVIRGPSAQVVRSLGLLGGGQDPVEKVLGMKDPIHARNYLRTEEERRTREIREIGLASTNNVAVHVGDVVEGGRVSPGYDMGNKGVVVGNQTRLGKVTLDRPQKDEKGRELRENGERVWESDDDVVQGIVLLRKDEHSLPALRAVEAKVEELNKPGAGRLLPGTKIAPYYDRMDLMNVTRETVNENLMLGMLLVTTILLMFLSNVRPALIVAINVPLALLFAFCVLFLRGKSANLLSIGAVDFGIIVDSSVIMVENIFRHLTSGDDADLPIRQRVVRAASEVERPLFFSTLILVCALLPLFTMKGPEGQIFGPMADTYAFALGGALLLAVTLSPVLCTMLLRHVKPSRENILVRRLKAGAVWLVERCLQHRAAFLGIVVAMIIATCAAIPFLGQEFMPELEEGNLWIRGEFPLSISLDEVTEKVKIARAIIRKFDETELIVCQIGRPDDGTDPGGFYNVEFFVPLKPFGDWPAAKEQEGLRSWFQAKRVRSKDELIAEMNDQLNRNLIGVDWNFSQNIRDNVMEALSGVKGENSVKIFGPDLDELERLADKVKERMQKINGIADVGVFRIKGQTNLEFPIDREKCARWNVNVSDVQNVLQTAVGGKAFTQMIEGEKTFDIALRLPEKYRSNKSAILDIPVEVTNNVTGGGPSSVGSTPMTGSSTGLSPLGTSQSMPSLTGNMFNGTLNNLSNSPRRRVGDLVTPLGPDGRPDPNGDFVRSGASTIHREQGNRLIAVKFGVRGRDLASAVKEAQEATADLFKAPYRAEWSGEFQEMQEAQIRLIAAIALSMALITMLLYMAFRSLMDAIVVLSNVVAVLMGGVWALLITGNNFNISAGVGFISVVGVAMMNGLLLVSSFNHNRADGMPLHEAILKGVEKRIRPLTMTVLTAVFGLLPAALSTRIGSQTQRPLAIVVIGGMLVTLLLTNVIPVLYSFYGHRDPPAGATGLGH, encoded by the coding sequence GTGGTTCACAATCTCATTTCCTGGGCCACGAACAGCCGCGTTGTCGTGCTCCTGCTTGCGGCCGCGCTCATCGGGTTCGGCCTCTATTCGTTTCTCAATGTGAACGTCGAGGCCTATCCCGATCCGGCGCCGGCGATCGTGGAAGTTGTCGCTCAGTATCCGGGGGCTTCCGCGGAAGAGGTCGAGCGGCTGGTGACGATCCCGCTCGAGGATGCGTTGGCCGGGATGCCGGGCTTGACCTACACGCACAGCAGATCGATCTTCCAACTCGGGCATCTCCACAGCCAGTTTGATTACGGCATGGATTTCGAGAAGGCGAAGCAAGAGGTGATGAATCGGCTGCGGACGGCGAACCTTCCCGCGGGCGTCATGCCGGTGATTTCTCCCGAAACGCCGACCGGCGAAATCTTTCGCTATACGATCGCCAATCCGAAAGACGACGCGAACCGCGGCATTTACAACACCAACGATTTGAAGGCGATGGAGGATTGGGTGCTCGAGCGGCAATTCCGCCGTGTGCCGCGCATCGGTGACGTCAGCAGCTTCGGCGGCACGGTGAAGCGCTATGAAGTCCGCCCGGACCCCGATCTGATGAAGCGCTACGGGATCACTCTGCCGCTACTTCAAAACGCCATCGCCGGCAGCAACAACAACGTTGGCGGCGATTATGTTATTCGCGGGCCGAGCGCGCAGGTCGTCCGCAGCCTGGGGCTACTCGGAGGCGGGCAAGATCCGGTCGAAAAAGTGCTCGGGATGAAAGACCCAATTCATGCGCGCAACTATTTGCGCACCGAGGAAGAGCGGCGCACTCGGGAGATTCGCGAGATCGGTCTGGCCTCGACCAACAATGTGGCCGTTCACGTCGGCGACGTGGTCGAAGGAGGGCGCGTGTCGCCGGGATACGACATGGGCAACAAGGGGGTCGTCGTCGGAAATCAAACGCGGCTCGGCAAGGTAACGCTCGATCGCCCGCAAAAGGACGAGAAGGGGCGCGAACTGCGCGAAAATGGTGAGCGCGTCTGGGAATCGGACGACGACGTCGTGCAGGGGATTGTGTTATTGCGGAAGGACGAGCATTCGCTCCCTGCCCTGCGCGCCGTTGAGGCCAAAGTCGAGGAACTGAATAAGCCCGGCGCCGGCCGCCTCTTGCCCGGCACCAAGATCGCGCCGTACTACGACCGCATGGACTTGATGAATGTCACGCGGGAGACCGTCAACGAAAACCTGATGCTCGGAATGTTGCTGGTGACCACGATTCTGCTGATGTTCTTGAGCAACGTGCGGCCGGCGTTGATCGTCGCAATCAATGTCCCCTTGGCGCTTTTGTTCGCGTTTTGCGTGTTGTTTCTCCGGGGCAAGTCGGCGAATCTACTCTCCATCGGCGCGGTGGACTTCGGGATCATCGTCGATTCGTCGGTCATCATGGTGGAAAACATATTCCGGCATCTAACCTCCGGCGACGACGCCGATTTGCCGATCCGACAGCGAGTGGTTCGGGCCGCAAGCGAAGTCGAGCGACCGTTGTTCTTCTCGACCTTGATTCTCGTGTGCGCTCTATTGCCGCTGTTTACGATGAAAGGCCCAGAGGGCCAAATCTTCGGTCCGATGGCCGACACCTATGCTTTCGCGTTGGGGGGCGCGCTGCTCCTGGCGGTGACACTCTCCCCGGTGCTTTGCACCATGTTGCTTCGGCACGTGAAACCGTCGCGTGAAAACATCCTCGTTCGCCGGCTCAAGGCGGGGGCCGTGTGGCTGGTCGAGCGGTGTTTGCAGCATCGCGCTGCGTTTCTCGGAATCGTCGTCGCGATGATCATTGCCACCTGCGCGGCGATCCCATTTCTCGGGCAGGAATTCATGCCCGAATTGGAAGAAGGGAACCTCTGGATTCGCGGCGAATTCCCCTTGAGCATCTCGCTCGACGAAGTGACGGAAAAGGTGAAGATCGCTCGGGCCATTATTCGCAAATTCGACGAGACGGAACTGATCGTCTGCCAGATCGGTCGGCCGGACGATGGTACAGACCCCGGCGGTTTCTACAACGTCGAGTTCTTCGTCCCGCTCAAACCGTTTGGGGATTGGCCCGCCGCGAAGGAGCAGGAGGGGTTGCGCTCGTGGTTCCAAGCCAAACGCGTGCGCAGCAAAGATGAACTCATCGCCGAGATGAACGATCAATTGAACCGCAATCTGATCGGCGTCGATTGGAACTTCTCTCAAAACATCCGCGACAACGTGATGGAGGCGCTCTCCGGCGTCAAAGGGGAAAACTCCGTAAAGATTTTTGGCCCCGATCTGGATGAACTCGAGCGGCTGGCGGATAAAGTCAAGGAGCGGATGCAGAAGATCAATGGGATCGCGGATGTCGGCGTGTTCCGGATCAAGGGTCAGACGAACCTCGAATTCCCGATCGACCGCGAAAAATGTGCCCGCTGGAATGTGAACGTCTCCGACGTGCAGAATGTGCTGCAAACCGCCGTCGGGGGCAAGGCCTTTACGCAAATGATCGAAGGGGAAAAAACATTCGACATCGCCCTGCGACTGCCGGAAAAATACCGCTCGAATAAGAGCGCGATCCTCGATATTCCCGTCGAAGTGACGAACAACGTCACTGGCGGCGGACCGTCCAGCGTCGGTTCGACGCCGATGACTGGCAGCAGCACGGGACTTTCGCCGCTGGGCACGAGTCAGTCGATGCCCTCGCTCACCGGAAACATGTTCAATGGCACGCTCAACAATCTCAGCAACTCGCCGCGGCGGCGGGTGGGCGATCTGGTGACGCCGCTCGGTCCCGATGGCCGCCCCGATCCCAATGGCGATTTCGTCCGCTCGGGAGCATCGACCATTCATCGCGAACAAGGAAACCGGCTGATCGCCGTAAAGTTTGGCGTGCGCGGCCGCGATTTGGCCAGCGCGGTCAAGGAGGCCCAAGAAGCGACCGCGGATTTGTTCAAAGCTCCCTATCGGGCCGAATGGAGCGGCGAATTTCAGGAAATGCAAGAGGCGCAGATTCGCCTCATCGCCGCGATCGCCCTTTCCATGGCATTGATTACGATGCTGCTCTACATGGCCTTCCGATCGCTGATGGATGCGATTGTCGTGCTCTCCAACGTCGTCGCGGTGTTGATGGGGGGTGTTTGGGCGCTCTTGATCACGGGAAACAATTTCAACATCTCTGCCGGAGTCGGTTTTATCTCGGTCGTCGGCGTGGCGATGATGAACGGATTGCTGCTTGTCTCGTCGTTCAACCACAATCGGGCCGACGGAATGCCGTTGCACGAGGCGATTCTGAAAGGCGTTGAAAAACGAATCCGTCCGTTGACTATGACGGTGCTGACTGCCGTATTCGGCCTCTTGCCCGCCGCCCTCTCGACGCGGATCGGCTCACAGACCCAGCGCCCGCTGGCCATTGTCGTGATCGGCGGCATGCTCGTCACGCTCTTGCTCACGAACGTGATCCCCGTGCTCTACAGCTTCTACGGCCACCGCGACCCACCTGCTGGCGCCACGGGCCTCGGGCACTGA
- a CDS encoding TolC family protein has translation MSLRTEGRPLARGAQETGIRVVADEEPIAPGTKQGPAVHPRRVEVPNDLPGAEAPRIRLPRFEQNNPEPRERAVAKLFPDLPALGADFVAKATPNVRPLSLGDLEQISREHSPALSQAVASVRAAMGAAVQAGLYPNPNFGYEADNINSGRTAGFQGAFFEQPIKTAGKLSLAQAAAQVGVENAQVAVRKAQVDLAHQVRAAYFSVLVAQENVRISRSLAKFSDDAYQVQVEMTKGGQAAVYEPMQLRVLAFQARSNLIQARNRYISAWKQLAAAVGVPGLPPAPLSGGVDAAVPLVRFDAALAQVLSSHTDVITAENTIRQARINVQLAYANRIPDVATHVAVQKDNTAAPFGAAVNIAISAPIPLWDHNQGNIAQAEAQLASAIEGPHATRDDLTNRLADAFERYEDNRVLIEYYRKQILPDQVQAFRGVRERYDVEPDAVAFSDIVNAQQTLATTVTSYAAVLGSLWTAVVDLGALLEADDLFRMGQLENVPAVPDLELIAPLPCCHPSALWQDPQMQRGDGRWPSATPASAR, from the coding sequence TTGAGTCTCCGAACTGAAGGCCGACCTTTGGCCCGCGGAGCGCAGGAAACCGGGATTCGCGTCGTCGCCGATGAGGAGCCGATCGCCCCTGGCACGAAGCAGGGCCCCGCTGTGCACCCGCGGCGGGTTGAGGTGCCAAACGATTTGCCCGGGGCCGAAGCGCCGCGCATCCGCCTGCCGCGATTCGAACAGAACAATCCCGAGCCGCGCGAGCGCGCGGTTGCCAAGCTGTTTCCCGATTTGCCCGCCCTCGGTGCCGATTTTGTCGCCAAGGCGACGCCGAACGTTCGGCCGTTGTCGCTGGGCGACCTCGAACAGATTTCCCGCGAACATAGCCCCGCGCTTAGCCAGGCAGTGGCCAGCGTTCGCGCCGCGATGGGGGCCGCGGTCCAAGCCGGACTTTATCCCAATCCAAATTTCGGTTACGAGGCCGACAACATCAACTCCGGCCGCACAGCCGGCTTCCAAGGCGCATTCTTCGAGCAACCGATCAAGACGGCCGGCAAGCTGTCGTTGGCCCAGGCCGCGGCGCAAGTCGGCGTGGAAAATGCCCAGGTCGCCGTGCGCAAGGCGCAGGTCGATTTGGCCCATCAGGTCCGCGCGGCGTATTTCTCGGTGCTCGTGGCGCAAGAGAACGTTCGCATCAGCCGGTCGCTGGCGAAGTTCTCCGACGACGCCTATCAAGTACAAGTCGAGATGACCAAGGGAGGCCAGGCGGCCGTCTACGAGCCGATGCAGCTCCGCGTGCTCGCGTTCCAGGCCCGCTCGAATCTCATTCAAGCCCGCAATCGCTACATTTCCGCTTGGAAGCAACTGGCCGCGGCTGTCGGAGTTCCAGGGCTGCCGCCGGCGCCACTTTCCGGCGGCGTCGACGCCGCGGTGCCGCTCGTGCGGTTCGACGCGGCGCTAGCTCAAGTGCTGTCGAGCCACACCGACGTCATCACGGCCGAGAACACGATCCGCCAGGCGCGAATCAACGTTCAGTTAGCCTACGCCAATCGAATTCCCGATGTGGCCACGCACGTGGCCGTGCAAAAAGACAATACTGCGGCCCCGTTCGGCGCGGCGGTCAATATCGCGATCAGCGCGCCCATTCCGCTTTGGGACCACAATCAAGGCAATATCGCTCAGGCGGAAGCCCAGCTTGCCAGCGCCATCGAAGGCCCGCATGCCACCCGCGACGATCTGACCAATCGGCTGGCAGACGCCTTCGAGCGCTACGAAGACAATCGCGTGCTGATCGAGTATTACCGCAAGCAGATTTTGCCCGATCAGGTGCAGGCTTTCCGCGGGGTTCGGGAGCGATACGACGTCGAACCGGACGCCGTGGCGTTTTCCGACATCGTCAACGCCCAGCAAACCTTGGCCACGACTGTAACATCCTACGCTGCGGTGCTAGGCTCGCTCTGGACGGCAGTGGTCGATCTCGGCGCGCTCTTGGAAGCCGACGACCTGTTCCGTATGGGCCAGTTGGAGAACGTGCCGGCCGTGCCCGACCTCGAGCTAATCGCACCGCTCCCCTGTTGCCACCCGTCGGCACTTTGGCAAGATCCTCAAATGCAGCGCGGCGACGGCCGTTGGCCGTCGGCGACTCCCGCATCGGCACGCTAA
- a CDS encoding basic secretory protein-like protein — protein sequence MHRSSCVAGMISLLWIPSVALAASDSKETGGWVAAIVESTLKTDSDHIRQFAFDGDPSTFFASEQNPTTTDSFSLTFDKPVALKSISVATGAPSGENKLDAGELEVSHDGKEFKLLAKFADGAAKAEADGQKVVAIRIRPTEDMKHPLAIQEIRVESTPRVAIFKYPVEFVVDVSDAPEMQEWADKCARICERTYPMINEELPSEGFRPAHLVKMTLKKDYRGVAATGGTRITGAVAWFKRHPDDVGAMVHETVHVVQAYRYGRGGNRNPGWLVEGIADYIRFFKYEPGKAGPVKADKHYDGSYRVTATFLNYVSEKYDKELVRKLNAAMRQGKYSEDHFKASTGKTLQELDDEWRATLKS from the coding sequence ATGCACCGTTCGAGTTGTGTCGCCGGGATGATTTCGCTGTTGTGGATCCCTAGCGTGGCGCTCGCCGCCTCGGACAGCAAGGAGACCGGTGGGTGGGTGGCGGCGATCGTTGAGAGCACGCTCAAGACCGACTCCGACCACATTCGGCAGTTCGCGTTCGATGGCGATCCGAGCACCTTCTTCGCCTCGGAGCAGAACCCCACCACGACGGATAGCTTCTCGCTCACGTTCGACAAGCCGGTCGCGCTGAAATCGATCTCCGTCGCGACCGGCGCGCCGAGCGGCGAAAACAAGCTCGACGCGGGCGAACTCGAAGTCTCCCACGACGGCAAAGAGTTCAAACTGCTCGCCAAGTTTGCCGACGGCGCCGCAAAGGCCGAAGCCGACGGCCAGAAAGTTGTCGCGATTCGCATCCGCCCGACCGAAGACATGAAACATCCGCTGGCGATCCAGGAAATCAGAGTCGAATCGACGCCGCGGGTGGCTATCTTCAAGTACCCCGTGGAATTCGTCGTCGATGTCTCCGACGCTCCCGAGATGCAGGAATGGGCCGATAAGTGTGCCCGAATTTGCGAGCGGACGTACCCGATGATTAACGAGGAACTCCCCAGCGAAGGCTTCAGGCCGGCCCACTTGGTGAAAATGACGCTGAAGAAGGACTACCGGGGCGTCGCGGCCACCGGCGGGACGCGCATCACGGGCGCCGTGGCGTGGTTCAAGCGGCATCCTGATGACGTCGGCGCGATGGTCCATGAAACGGTTCACGTCGTGCAGGCCTATCGCTACGGTCGCGGCGGCAATCGAAATCCGGGCTGGCTCGTCGAGGGAATCGCCGACTACATCCGGTTCTTCAAATACGAGCCGGGCAAAGCCGGACCCGTAAAAGCCGACAAGCATTACGACGGCAGCTACCGAGTGACCGCGACGTTCCTGAATTACGTCAGCGAGAAATACGACAAAGAACTGGTCCGCAAGCTCAACGCTGCCATGCGCCAAGGCAAGTACAGCGAAGACCACTTCAAGGCCTCGACCGGCAAGACGCTCCAAGAGTTGGACGACGAATGGCGCGCGACGCTGAAATCGTAG
- a CDS encoding sugar phosphate isomerase/epimerase family protein yields the protein MHAPFERDVEEFAASHCPAIEIWWGKLDVYLKDHSIEDARRLLAEAGMAAPVASFQGGLLTSQAEARREHWALFAHRLELCRALGIGTMVVAGDVEGPLGQHDFERVRVSLRQAAEQAGRAGVRLALEFQSRAFFPNNLQSAAVLVEDCNSPQLGICLDLFHYYTGPSKPEDLGCLSAENLFHIQLCDLAGNLRELATDADRVLPGDGDFQIAPLVARLREIGYAGAISVELMNPQIWQIPPRQVGEVAMTALRKVLGLASMG from the coding sequence TTGCACGCTCCATTTGAGCGGGACGTCGAGGAGTTCGCGGCGTCGCATTGCCCGGCCATTGAGATTTGGTGGGGCAAGCTCGATGTGTATCTCAAGGACCACTCGATCGAAGACGCCCGGCGGCTGTTGGCCGAAGCCGGCATGGCCGCGCCAGTCGCCAGTTTTCAAGGGGGCTTGCTCACCAGCCAGGCCGAGGCGCGGCGCGAGCATTGGGCGCTCTTCGCCCATCGGCTCGAACTGTGCCGGGCGCTCGGGATTGGCACGATGGTCGTGGCTGGTGATGTCGAGGGGCCGCTCGGCCAGCACGATTTCGAGCGTGTCCGCGTCTCGCTGCGTCAGGCCGCGGAACAGGCCGGGCGGGCCGGTGTGCGGCTGGCGCTCGAGTTTCAATCGCGGGCGTTCTTCCCCAACAATCTTCAGTCGGCCGCCGTGCTCGTGGAGGATTGCAATAGCCCGCAATTGGGGATCTGTCTCGATCTGTTCCATTATTACACCGGCCCGAGCAAGCCGGAGGATCTTGGTTGCCTTTCGGCCGAGAATCTTTTCCACATCCAGCTTTGCGACCTGGCGGGCAATTTGCGCGAGTTGGCCACCGACGCCGATCGCGTGCTTCCCGGCGACGGCGACTTTCAGATCGCCCCGCTCGTCGCCCGGCTCCGGGAGATCGGTTACGCCGGGGCCATCAGCGTGGAACTGATGAACCCGCAAATCTGGCAAATTCCGCCGCGGCAAGTGGGCGAGGTGGCGATGACGGCCCTGCGCAAGGTGCTTGGCCTGGCGAGCATGGGATGA
- a CDS encoding glycine--tRNA ligase, which yields MEKLVSLCKRRGFIFQSSEIYGGLNGFWDYGPLGVELKRNVKEAWWRDMVSGHDDLAVPPGAPEAYGMVGLDCSIIMHPQVWKCSGHYDLFHDFMVDCRQSQKRYRHDQVRGRWLTAKGRRIFVASELGGDEGLAETEQRALKFLNLRGRDAGTLAWEGPLVSLTTVADFSVVLGPDAKELGTLTPPREFNLMFKTIIGAMGTEEDAAFLRPETAQGIFVNFKNVTDSTRVRVPFGIAQMGKSFRNEITPRNFTFRSREFEQMEIEFFCHPSQSPAWYQYWRDKRFRWYTQLGLASNRLQLREHSKDELSHYSCGTADIEYAFPFLPPGEFGELEGVAHRGDFDLRSHMEGKLVRQGDALVVELDAEGKPRHRGSGKDLSYRDDITNERFIPHVIEPSAGADRATLAFLCEAYAEDEAPDENGKMQTRVVMRFHPRLAPVKAALFPLVRKDGMPEVAQEIYRQLKGEFNVFYDEKGAVGRRYRRQDEAGTPFCITVDGQTLSDGTVTIRDRDTLKQWRVHKNDCLPEIKERLRRE from the coding sequence ATGGAAAAACTCGTCTCGCTCTGCAAACGGCGAGGCTTCATCTTTCAATCGAGCGAAATCTACGGCGGCCTGAACGGCTTCTGGGACTACGGCCCGCTGGGTGTCGAGCTGAAGCGGAACGTCAAGGAGGCGTGGTGGCGCGACATGGTCTCGGGCCACGACGATCTGGCCGTTCCGCCCGGCGCGCCCGAAGCCTACGGAATGGTCGGGCTGGATTGCTCGATCATCATGCACCCGCAGGTTTGGAAATGCTCGGGGCACTACGATCTGTTTCACGATTTCATGGTCGATTGCCGGCAGTCGCAGAAGCGTTATCGGCACGACCAGGTCCGTGGACGCTGGCTCACGGCGAAGGGCCGGCGTATCTTCGTCGCCAGCGAATTGGGGGGCGACGAGGGACTCGCCGAGACCGAGCAGCGGGCGCTCAAGTTTCTCAATCTCCGGGGAAGAGATGCGGGGACGCTCGCGTGGGAAGGCCCGCTGGTATCGCTCACCACCGTCGCCGATTTTTCGGTGGTGCTCGGGCCAGACGCGAAGGAGCTGGGCACGCTCACGCCGCCGCGCGAGTTCAATTTGATGTTCAAGACGATTATCGGCGCGATGGGGACCGAAGAAGACGCCGCGTTCCTGCGCCCGGAGACGGCCCAAGGCATTTTCGTCAATTTCAAGAACGTGACGGACAGCACGCGCGTGCGCGTGCCCTTTGGCATCGCGCAGATGGGCAAGAGCTTTCGCAACGAGATCACGCCGCGAAATTTCACCTTCCGCTCGCGCGAGTTCGAGCAGATGGAGATCGAGTTTTTCTGCCACCCGAGCCAATCGCCGGCCTGGTATCAATATTGGCGCGACAAGCGGTTCCGCTGGTACACGCAGCTCGGGCTGGCGAGCAATCGGCTTCAGTTGCGAGAGCATTCGAAGGATGAGCTGTCGCACTATTCGTGCGGCACGGCCGATATCGAATATGCTTTCCCGTTCCTGCCGCCGGGCGAATTCGGTGAGTTGGAGGGAGTCGCGCATCGCGGCGATTTCGATCTTCGCAGCCACATGGAGGGCAAGCTCGTGCGGCAGGGGGATGCGCTCGTCGTCGAGCTAGATGCCGAAGGGAAGCCGCGCCACCGCGGCAGCGGCAAGGACCTGAGCTACCGCGACGACATCACCAACGAGCGCTTCATCCCGCACGTCATCGAGCCCTCGGCAGGAGCCGATCGGGCGACGCTGGCCTTCCTTTGCGAGGCGTATGCCGAGGACGAGGCGCCAGACGAAAACGGCAAGATGCAAACTCGGGTGGTGATGCGGTTCCATCCGCGGCTCGCCCCGGTGAAGGCGGCATTGTTCCCGCTGGTGCGCAAAGACGGGATGCCGGAGGTGGCGCAAGAGATCTACCGGCAGTTGAAGGGCGAATTCAACGTGTTCTACGACGAGAAGGGGGCCGTCGGCCGCCGCTATCGGCGTCAAGACGAGGCCGGCACGCCTTTCTGCATCACCGTCGACGGACAAACGCTCAGCGACGGTACTGTCACGATCCGCGACCGCGACACGCTCAAACAATGGCGCGTGCATAAGAATGATTGCCTGCCGGAGATCAAAGAGCGGCTTCGGCGAGAGTGA
- a CDS encoding 2-phosphosulfolactate phosphatase — MAVHFLPTLFAPDELSGATAVIIDVLRASTTICHALAAGARQVIPCLEVVNAREIADDLTARGEQPLLGGERDGVRIGGFDLGNSPDEYSPETVAGRTIVFTTTNGTRAMNQCHTARRVLVGSFVNLSAVCKELVGSEARHLVCAGTQDRITREDVLCAGAIADRLLVMGAVDENGLNDQARIARDAWRQTMYGRDEPDSGSIETLARTLRDSQGGRNLIALKLDRDIGAAAQMDRFRIVPELDISNWRVTTALPKGSG; from the coding sequence TTGGCCGTACATTTTTTACCGACTTTATTCGCTCCGGACGAACTTTCCGGGGCCACGGCCGTCATTATCGATGTGCTTCGGGCATCGACGACGATTTGCCATGCCCTTGCGGCCGGCGCGCGGCAGGTGATCCCGTGTTTGGAGGTCGTCAACGCCCGAGAAATCGCGGATGATTTGACGGCCCGCGGCGAGCAGCCGCTGCTGGGCGGCGAGCGCGACGGCGTGCGGATTGGAGGATTCGATCTCGGCAATTCGCCGGATGAATACAGTCCAGAGACCGTCGCCGGCCGAACCATTGTGTTCACAACGACCAACGGCACCCGCGCGATGAATCAGTGCCATACCGCACGGCGCGTGCTAGTCGGCTCGTTCGTAAACCTGTCGGCGGTTTGCAAGGAACTCGTCGGAAGCGAAGCGCGTCATCTGGTTTGCGCGGGTACGCAGGACCGGATCACGCGCGAGGACGTGCTTTGCGCCGGCGCCATCGCCGACCGCCTGCTCGTGATGGGCGCTGTTGACGAAAACGGACTGAACGATCAAGCTCGCATTGCCCGCGACGCCTGGCGGCAGACAATGTATGGACGCGACGAGCCGGACTCCGGCTCGATCGAAACCTTGGCCCGCACCTTGCGCGATTCGCAAGGAGGCCGCAACTTGATTGCCCTCAAGCTGGACCGCGACATCGGCGCCGCCGCTCAGATGGATCGTTTTCGCATCGTTCCTGAATTGGACATTAGTAATTGGCGAGTCACGACGGCACTCCCCAAGGGGAGCGGCTAA